A genome region from Dreissena polymorpha isolate Duluth1 chromosome 16, UMN_Dpol_1.0, whole genome shotgun sequence includes the following:
- the LOC127862255 gene encoding Krueppel homolog 1-like isoform X2: MDFDIDQASVSESWSLRDTHSPPGQSYSATPICFHGSGSPLYTPPRRRESILAQLLMEAQSVSECRQPYVCTSPPRQDHLRGQPVSVIVENNANRVDLSDSISSALAGFKSNSSAYTETLPSSPVKSFAQDPVVSSHSNLPKLFSEKSPILRQHLCSPKFSTQSRQILGLKPLSGDKLLKVSQSNQTEVSDSALSTPSPSTVASIMVTPQQMSAWGTNSTSTIKIPIMLQAPPNCSIANGVPQILQVVVMNNYCLPNTTCTPLVNDGLCKIAPTPFTNGQSYKLPVSSETNDSHSRPHKCTYKECGKSYIKSSHLKAHIRIHTGEKPFCCTWDSCGRKYARSDELSRHRRTHTGEKKFICPQCGRGFVRSDHLTKHIGRHSNTSRQKSYKVTNDVPLAMKKVLDEIIDPLKALEDDLIIPLSGSRRIMASSSTVIESLHEDMKFSSMDNDDSVMSWSADALCKDVPQAVCD; encoded by the exons ATGGACTTTGACATTGACCAGGCGTCGGTTAGTGAGTCATGGAGTTTGAGGGACACCCATTCCCCCCCAGGGCAAAGTTATTCTGCAACTCCAATATGTTTCCATGGTTCAGGGTCGCCTTTATATACCCCACCCCGAAGGAGGGAGTCAATATTAGCACAG CTCCTGATGGAAGCACAGAGTGTTTCAGAGTGCAGGCAACCGTATGTCTGCACATCGCCCCCTAGACAAGACCACTTGAGAGGTCAGCCTGTCTCAGTCATAGTGGAAAACAATGCAAACAGAGTGGACTTAAGTGACAGTATTTCCAGTGCATTGGCAGGTTTTAAGTCAAACAGTTCAGCCTACACTGAAACGTTACCATCATCACCTGTTAAAAGTTTTGCACAAGATCCCGTAGTTTCTAGTCATTCTAATTTACCAAAGTTGTTTTCAGAAAAATCTCCTATTCTGCGACAGCACCTGTGTTCTCCTAAATTTAGTACACAAAGTCGGCAAATTCTTGGACTCAAACCGTTATCAGGCGACAAACTGTTGAAAGTTTCTCAGTCCAATCAAACAGAGGTTTCAGATAGTGCTTTATCAACACCATCTCCATCAACCGTAGCATCAATAATGGTCACTCCTCAGCAGATGTCAGCATGGGGAACGAATTCCACGTCCACAATTAAGATCCCAATAATGCTGCAAGCGCCTCCAAACTGTTCAATAGCTAACGGTGTCCCACAGATTCTTCAAGTAGTTGTAATGAACAATTATTGTCTACCAAATACTACTTGCACACCACTAGTCAATGATGGTTTGTGCAAAATTGCGCCGACTCCGTTTACAAATGGACAGAGCTACAAGTTGCCAGTGAGCTCTGAGACCAATGACAGTCACAGTCGACCACACAAATGCACGTACAAAGAATGTGGCAAGAGTTACATCAAGAGTTCCCATTTGAAGGCACACATTAGAATACATACAG GAGAGAAACCATTTTGCTGCACATGGGACAGCTGTGGTCGTAAGTATGCGCGCTCAGATGAATTATCCCGACACAGGCGCACTCACACAGGCGAGAAAAAATTCATCTGTCCGCAGTGTGGCCGCGGTTTTGTGCGTAGCGATCATCTCACAAAACATATTGGTCGCCATAGCAACACTAGCAGACAGAAGAGCTATAAGGTCACCAATGATGTTCCTTTAGCAATGAAAAAAGTGTTGGACGAGATAATAGATCCGCTTAAAGCATTGGAGGACGACTTGATTATTCCTCTTTCCGGTAGTCGAAGGATCATGGCCAGTAGTTCAACTGTGATAGAGTCATTGCATGAGGACATGAAGTTCTCTAGCATGGACAACGATGATTCTGTTATGTCATGGTCCGCAGATGCTCTGTGCAAGGATGTGCCCCAAGCTGTCTGCGATTAG
- the LOC127862255 gene encoding zinc finger protein 260-like isoform X1: MDVNTLISSNEVRSDHEHSCSSPRSSVDECVECQAVETLLSISASSPASSDRSSVSMDFDIDQASVSESWSLRDTHSPPGQSYSATPICFHGSGSPLYTPPRRRESILAQLLMEAQSVSECRQPYVCTSPPRQDHLRGQPVSVIVENNANRVDLSDSISSALAGFKSNSSAYTETLPSSPVKSFAQDPVVSSHSNLPKLFSEKSPILRQHLCSPKFSTQSRQILGLKPLSGDKLLKVSQSNQTEVSDSALSTPSPSTVASIMVTPQQMSAWGTNSTSTIKIPIMLQAPPNCSIANGVPQILQVVVMNNYCLPNTTCTPLVNDGLCKIAPTPFTNGQSYKLPVSSETNDSHSRPHKCTYKECGKSYIKSSHLKAHIRIHTGEKPFCCTWDSCGRKYARSDELSRHRRTHTGEKKFICPQCGRGFVRSDHLTKHIGRHSNTSRQKSYKVTNDVPLAMKKVLDEIIDPLKALEDDLIIPLSGSRRIMASSSTVIESLHEDMKFSSMDNDDSVMSWSADALCKDVPQAVCD, from the exons ATGGATGTTAACACATTAATTTCCTCAAATGAG GTCCGGTCAGACCACGAGCATTCCTGCAGCAGTCCACGCAGTTCCGTAGATGAATGTGTAGAGTGTCAGGCGGTGGAGACCCTGTTGTCCATCTCTGCATCCAGTCCGGCCAGCAGTGACCGCTCCTCTGTCAGCATGGACTTTGACATTGACCAGGCGTCGGTTAGTGAGTCATGGAGTTTGAGGGACACCCATTCCCCCCCAGGGCAAAGTTATTCTGCAACTCCAATATGTTTCCATGGTTCAGGGTCGCCTTTATATACCCCACCCCGAAGGAGGGAGTCAATATTAGCACAG CTCCTGATGGAAGCACAGAGTGTTTCAGAGTGCAGGCAACCGTATGTCTGCACATCGCCCCCTAGACAAGACCACTTGAGAGGTCAGCCTGTCTCAGTCATAGTGGAAAACAATGCAAACAGAGTGGACTTAAGTGACAGTATTTCCAGTGCATTGGCAGGTTTTAAGTCAAACAGTTCAGCCTACACTGAAACGTTACCATCATCACCTGTTAAAAGTTTTGCACAAGATCCCGTAGTTTCTAGTCATTCTAATTTACCAAAGTTGTTTTCAGAAAAATCTCCTATTCTGCGACAGCACCTGTGTTCTCCTAAATTTAGTACACAAAGTCGGCAAATTCTTGGACTCAAACCGTTATCAGGCGACAAACTGTTGAAAGTTTCTCAGTCCAATCAAACAGAGGTTTCAGATAGTGCTTTATCAACACCATCTCCATCAACCGTAGCATCAATAATGGTCACTCCTCAGCAGATGTCAGCATGGGGAACGAATTCCACGTCCACAATTAAGATCCCAATAATGCTGCAAGCGCCTCCAAACTGTTCAATAGCTAACGGTGTCCCACAGATTCTTCAAGTAGTTGTAATGAACAATTATTGTCTACCAAATACTACTTGCACACCACTAGTCAATGATGGTTTGTGCAAAATTGCGCCGACTCCGTTTACAAATGGACAGAGCTACAAGTTGCCAGTGAGCTCTGAGACCAATGACAGTCACAGTCGACCACACAAATGCACGTACAAAGAATGTGGCAAGAGTTACATCAAGAGTTCCCATTTGAAGGCACACATTAGAATACATACAG GAGAGAAACCATTTTGCTGCACATGGGACAGCTGTGGTCGTAAGTATGCGCGCTCAGATGAATTATCCCGACACAGGCGCACTCACACAGGCGAGAAAAAATTCATCTGTCCGCAGTGTGGCCGCGGTTTTGTGCGTAGCGATCATCTCACAAAACATATTGGTCGCCATAGCAACACTAGCAGACAGAAGAGCTATAAGGTCACCAATGATGTTCCTTTAGCAATGAAAAAAGTGTTGGACGAGATAATAGATCCGCTTAAAGCATTGGAGGACGACTTGATTATTCCTCTTTCCGGTAGTCGAAGGATCATGGCCAGTAGTTCAACTGTGATAGAGTCATTGCATGAGGACATGAAGTTCTCTAGCATGGACAACGATGATTCTGTTATGTCATGGTCCGCAGATGCTCTGTGCAAGGATGTGCCCCAAGCTGTCTGCGATTAG
- the LOC127862257 gene encoding ornithine decarboxylase-like isoform X2 — protein sequence MLLTLNSSSRMILPDQQTVGGDESLIIGNLGDIVHKYNNWVRKIPRVKPFYAVKCNDDSAVLQILADLGANFDCASKAEIQKVLSMGVCPSRIIYANPCKQSSMIRFAAKANVEMMTFDNESELHKVKSLFPTAKLVLRILPPSNFKVQCELGIKFGVNPAKAIHLLRAAKSLDLDVMGVSFHVGSGCQEPEAFVAAIQQARMVFDQGLDLGFNMTLLDIGGGFPGHAGSFIAFDAISQVVNMALDKYFPAEEGVTLIAEPGRYMVASAFTLAVNVIAKRVVARDQNGSTEELNGEPSVSDQPAVMYYVSDGVYGSFNCLLYDHAEVNIKPLKYVDVDDMTFESSVWGPTCDGMDCILKNVQLPMHEVGEWFYFENMGAYTIAAASTFNGMQNPTRFYYCDADIWFDVYPEAVTGYHSAQHGLPFLRAGHSLHDTFETASEMFGESNGIMCNY from the exons ATGTTGCTCACGCTAAACTCGAG TTCTCGGATGATCCTACCAGACCAACAGACAGTG GGGGGTGACGAGTCACTGATCATTGGAAACCTTGGTGACATAGTCCACAAGTACAACAACTGGGTGAGAAAGATTCCACGCGTCAAACCGTTCTACG CGGTCAAATGCAATGACGACTCCGCTGTCCTGCAAATCCTTGCTGATCTGGGAGCCAACTTTGACTGTGCAAGCAAG gccgagatccagaaagtgctgtCCATGGGTGTGTGTCCCTCACGCATCATCTACGCTAACCCTTGCAAGCAGTCCTCCATGATTAGATTTGCAGCCAAGGCAAATGTCGAGATGATGACCTTCGATAACGAATCTGAATTGCATAAAGTGAAAAGTCTCTTCCCCACTGCCAA GCTGGTTCTCCGCATTCTACCGCCCAGCAACTTCAAGGTCCAGTGCGAGCTGGGCATTAAGTTCGGTGTGAACCCCGCCAAGGCCATCCATCTCCTGCGCGCAGCCAAGAGCCTAGACCTGGACGTCATGGGGGTCAGCTTCCACGTAGGTAGCGGGTGCCAGGAGCCTGAGGCGTTTGTGGCAGCCATCCAGCAGGCGCGCATGGTGTTTGACCAGGGACTTGACCTCGGGTTCAACATGACCCTGCTTGACATTGGTGGAGGCTTTCCAGGCCACGCAGGCTCCTTCATCGCCTTTGATGCT ATCTCCCAGGTTGTGAACATGGCACTTGACAAGTATTTCCCTGCCGAGGAGGGCGTGACACTGATTGCTGAACCAGGTCGTTACATGGTTGCCTCCGCCTTCACACTGGCTGTCAACGTCATCGCCAAGCGTGTGGTGGCTCGCGACCAGAATGGCAGCA CTGAGGAGCTCAATGGTGAGCCAAGCGTGTCTGACCAGCCAGCGGTCATGTACTACGTCAGTGACGGGGTCTACGGCTCATTCAACTGTCTACTGTATGACCATGCCGAAGTGAACATCAAGCCACTCAAG TATGTGGATGTCGATGACATGACCTTTGAGAGCAGCGTGTGGGGGCCGACATGCGACGGTATGGACTGTATCCTGAAGAACGTTCAGCTGCCTATGCATGAGGTCGGCGAATGGTTCTACTTTGAGAACATGGGCGCGTACACTATCGCCGCGGCGTCCACCTTCAACGGAATGCAGAATCCCACACGCTTCTACTACTGCGATGCTGACATTTG GTTTGACGTCTACCCAGAGGCTGTGACAGGATACCATAGCGCCCAGCATGGCCTCCCCTTCCTGCGCGCAGGCCACTCCCTGCATGACACCTTCGAGACCGCCTCCGAAATGTTTGGTGAAAGCAACGGCATCATGTGTAATTACTAG
- the LOC127862257 gene encoding ornithine decarboxylase 1-like isoform X3: MKQYLGNQAVDIHQSGHSTHSIIETHVAHAKLEGGDESLIIGNLGDIVHKYNNWVRKIPRVKPFYAVKCNDDSAVLQILADLGANFDCASKAEIQKVLSMGVCPSRIIYANPCKQSSMIRFAAKANVEMMTFDNESELHKVKSLFPTAKLVLRILPPSNFKVQCELGIKFGVNPAKAIHLLRAAKSLDLDVMGVSFHVGSGCQEPEAFVAAIQQARMVFDQGLDLGFNMTLLDIGGGFPGHAGSFIAFDAISQVVNMALDKYFPAEEGVTLIAEPGRYMVASAFTLAVNVIAKRVVARDQNGSTEELNGEPSVSDQPAVMYYVSDGVYGSFNCLLYDHAEVNIKPLKYVDVDDMTFESSVWGPTCDGMDCILKNVQLPMHEVGEWFYFENMGAYTIAAASTFNGMQNPTRFYYCDADIW; the protein is encoded by the exons atGAAGCAGTACCTAGGAAACCAGGCTGTTGATATTCATCAGAGTGGCCATTCTACCCACTCCATCATTGAAACACATGTTGCTCACGCTAAACTCGAG GGGGGTGACGAGTCACTGATCATTGGAAACCTTGGTGACATAGTCCACAAGTACAACAACTGGGTGAGAAAGATTCCACGCGTCAAACCGTTCTACG CGGTCAAATGCAATGACGACTCCGCTGTCCTGCAAATCCTTGCTGATCTGGGAGCCAACTTTGACTGTGCAAGCAAG gccgagatccagaaagtgctgtCCATGGGTGTGTGTCCCTCACGCATCATCTACGCTAACCCTTGCAAGCAGTCCTCCATGATTAGATTTGCAGCCAAGGCAAATGTCGAGATGATGACCTTCGATAACGAATCTGAATTGCATAAAGTGAAAAGTCTCTTCCCCACTGCCAA GCTGGTTCTCCGCATTCTACCGCCCAGCAACTTCAAGGTCCAGTGCGAGCTGGGCATTAAGTTCGGTGTGAACCCCGCCAAGGCCATCCATCTCCTGCGCGCAGCCAAGAGCCTAGACCTGGACGTCATGGGGGTCAGCTTCCACGTAGGTAGCGGGTGCCAGGAGCCTGAGGCGTTTGTGGCAGCCATCCAGCAGGCGCGCATGGTGTTTGACCAGGGACTTGACCTCGGGTTCAACATGACCCTGCTTGACATTGGTGGAGGCTTTCCAGGCCACGCAGGCTCCTTCATCGCCTTTGATGCT ATCTCCCAGGTTGTGAACATGGCACTTGACAAGTATTTCCCTGCCGAGGAGGGCGTGACACTGATTGCTGAACCAGGTCGTTACATGGTTGCCTCCGCCTTCACACTGGCTGTCAACGTCATCGCCAAGCGTGTGGTGGCTCGCGACCAGAATGGCAGCA CTGAGGAGCTCAATGGTGAGCCAAGCGTGTCTGACCAGCCAGCGGTCATGTACTACGTCAGTGACGGGGTCTACGGCTCATTCAACTGTCTACTGTATGACCATGCCGAAGTGAACATCAAGCCACTCAAG TATGTGGATGTCGATGACATGACCTTTGAGAGCAGCGTGTGGGGGCCGACATGCGACGGTATGGACTGTATCCTGAAGAACGTTCAGCTGCCTATGCATGAGGTCGGCGAATGGTTCTACTTTGAGAACATGGGCGCGTACACTATCGCCGCGGCGTCCACCTTCAACGGAATGCAGAATCCCACACGCTTCTACTACTGCGATGCTGACATTTGGTAG
- the LOC127862257 gene encoding ornithine decarboxylase-like isoform X1, producing the protein MKQYLGNQAVDIHQSGHSTHSIIETHVAHAKLEGGDESLIIGNLGDIVHKYNNWVRKIPRVKPFYAVKCNDDSAVLQILADLGANFDCASKAEIQKVLSMGVCPSRIIYANPCKQSSMIRFAAKANVEMMTFDNESELHKVKSLFPTAKLVLRILPPSNFKVQCELGIKFGVNPAKAIHLLRAAKSLDLDVMGVSFHVGSGCQEPEAFVAAIQQARMVFDQGLDLGFNMTLLDIGGGFPGHAGSFIAFDAISQVVNMALDKYFPAEEGVTLIAEPGRYMVASAFTLAVNVIAKRVVARDQNGSTEELNGEPSVSDQPAVMYYVSDGVYGSFNCLLYDHAEVNIKPLKYVDVDDMTFESSVWGPTCDGMDCILKNVQLPMHEVGEWFYFENMGAYTIAAASTFNGMQNPTRFYYCDADIWFDVYPEAVTGYHSAQHGLPFLRAGHSLHDTFETASEMFGESNGIMCNY; encoded by the exons atGAAGCAGTACCTAGGAAACCAGGCTGTTGATATTCATCAGAGTGGCCATTCTACCCACTCCATCATTGAAACACATGTTGCTCACGCTAAACTCGAG GGGGGTGACGAGTCACTGATCATTGGAAACCTTGGTGACATAGTCCACAAGTACAACAACTGGGTGAGAAAGATTCCACGCGTCAAACCGTTCTACG CGGTCAAATGCAATGACGACTCCGCTGTCCTGCAAATCCTTGCTGATCTGGGAGCCAACTTTGACTGTGCAAGCAAG gccgagatccagaaagtgctgtCCATGGGTGTGTGTCCCTCACGCATCATCTACGCTAACCCTTGCAAGCAGTCCTCCATGATTAGATTTGCAGCCAAGGCAAATGTCGAGATGATGACCTTCGATAACGAATCTGAATTGCATAAAGTGAAAAGTCTCTTCCCCACTGCCAA GCTGGTTCTCCGCATTCTACCGCCCAGCAACTTCAAGGTCCAGTGCGAGCTGGGCATTAAGTTCGGTGTGAACCCCGCCAAGGCCATCCATCTCCTGCGCGCAGCCAAGAGCCTAGACCTGGACGTCATGGGGGTCAGCTTCCACGTAGGTAGCGGGTGCCAGGAGCCTGAGGCGTTTGTGGCAGCCATCCAGCAGGCGCGCATGGTGTTTGACCAGGGACTTGACCTCGGGTTCAACATGACCCTGCTTGACATTGGTGGAGGCTTTCCAGGCCACGCAGGCTCCTTCATCGCCTTTGATGCT ATCTCCCAGGTTGTGAACATGGCACTTGACAAGTATTTCCCTGCCGAGGAGGGCGTGACACTGATTGCTGAACCAGGTCGTTACATGGTTGCCTCCGCCTTCACACTGGCTGTCAACGTCATCGCCAAGCGTGTGGTGGCTCGCGACCAGAATGGCAGCA CTGAGGAGCTCAATGGTGAGCCAAGCGTGTCTGACCAGCCAGCGGTCATGTACTACGTCAGTGACGGGGTCTACGGCTCATTCAACTGTCTACTGTATGACCATGCCGAAGTGAACATCAAGCCACTCAAG TATGTGGATGTCGATGACATGACCTTTGAGAGCAGCGTGTGGGGGCCGACATGCGACGGTATGGACTGTATCCTGAAGAACGTTCAGCTGCCTATGCATGAGGTCGGCGAATGGTTCTACTTTGAGAACATGGGCGCGTACACTATCGCCGCGGCGTCCACCTTCAACGGAATGCAGAATCCCACACGCTTCTACTACTGCGATGCTGACATTTG GTTTGACGTCTACCCAGAGGCTGTGACAGGATACCATAGCGCCCAGCATGGCCTCCCCTTCCTGCGCGCAGGCCACTCCCTGCATGACACCTTCGAGACCGCCTCCGAAATGTTTGGTGAAAGCAACGGCATCATGTGTAATTACTAG